The Helicobacter mustelae genome has a segment encoding these proteins:
- the cmoA gene encoding carboxy-S-adenosyl-L-methionine synthase CmoA translates to MLDQIFTQDQESQFDFNAEVASVFDDMLSRSIPYYKNTLELCIDFIKNHLKHLSSPIIYDLGSSTGNFLLALHERLQLPDAKMYGIDSSLAMIQTATQKARAYAAPIEFLCEDFLQKDFGDCDVIVAHYTLQFVRPLHREKLVKKISESLQKKQGIFLLSEKMSSGDKWMDKAMIERYYQFKQEQGYSQNEITKKREALENVLIPYSLEENFEMLRNAGFQSIEVLFKWVNFGTLIAKF, encoded by the coding sequence ATGCTAGATCAGATTTTTACCCAAGATCAAGAAAGCCAGTTTGACTTTAATGCCGAAGTCGCAAGCGTTTTTGATGACATGCTATCACGCTCCATCCCCTATTACAAAAATACCCTAGAGCTTTGCATTGATTTCATAAAAAATCATCTCAAACATCTCTCAAGCCCCATAATTTATGATCTAGGAAGCTCTACTGGGAATTTCTTGCTTGCGCTGCATGAGAGATTGCAGCTACCTGATGCCAAGATGTATGGGATTGACAGCTCTTTGGCCATGATTCAGACTGCCACACAAAAAGCACGTGCCTATGCTGCACCCATTGAGTTTTTGTGTGAGGATTTTTTGCAAAAAGATTTTGGAGATTGCGATGTAATTGTCGCACACTACACACTGCAATTTGTGCGCCCACTTCATCGCGAAAAACTTGTGAAAAAAATCTCAGAAAGCCTACAAAAAAAACAAGGGATTTTTCTTCTGAGTGAAAAAATGAGCAGTGGGGATAAATGGATGGATAAAGCAATGATAGAGCGCTATTATCAGTTTAAACAAGAGCAGGGATATAGTCAAAATGAAATCACAAAAAAGCGAGAGGCGCTAGAAAATGTACTGATTCCCTACAGCCTGGAGGAAAATTTCGAGATGCTTAGAAATGCGGGGTTCCAGAGTATCGAAGTACTCTTTAAGTGGGTGAATTTTGGCACGCTAATCGCAAAATTTTAA
- the thrC gene encoding threonine synthase — protein sequence MLSFVGTRDQQTTTTFKQALLHQDSPHGGLWVPQELPKIDFEKFTSLSYTALCKSLFEALDLGVEDSLLNEALKRYESFDDPSNPAPLHPISPDLSIQELYHGRTRAFKDMALAPFGALFSALCKQEKQQYLILAATSGDTGPAALDSFANLLYTKVVCLYPKGGTSDVQELQMITQNAKNLFVFGIEGNFDDAQSILKSLIQKKDFHKKLKDSGHALSVANSVNFGRIIFQILYHIWGYLHYLKERNLPYGVMVKTIIPSGNFGNALGAFYAKKMGLPIEKILIATNKNNILHDFITTGSYDISKRQLLHTYSPAMDILKSSNVERVLFALFGANKTRTLMQELEEKKSYTLSKEEHLRLQKDFESLDCSDTQCLEILKKYYFQNILIDPHTANAIHAYEKLKGAHNIVCSTAEWSKFAPIITKATTGKMLCDKDAIAHIEQTQSLTPSPHIQELFEKKILHQKVLHISSVEDAILELL from the coding sequence ATGCTAAGTTTTGTAGGCACCAGAGATCAGCAAACAACCACCACTTTCAAGCAAGCTTTATTACATCAAGATTCTCCCCATGGTGGTCTATGGGTACCACAAGAACTCCCAAAAATCGATTTTGAAAAATTCACCTCCCTCTCCTACACCGCATTATGCAAATCCCTATTTGAAGCGCTGGATTTGGGGGTAGAGGATTCTTTGCTAAATGAGGCACTAAAGCGCTATGAGAGCTTTGATGATCCTAGCAATCCCGCTCCATTGCATCCCATCTCCCCTGATCTCTCCATCCAGGAGCTCTATCATGGCAGGACTCGCGCATTTAAAGACATGGCATTAGCGCCATTTGGTGCACTTTTTAGCGCTCTTTGCAAACAAGAAAAACAACAATACCTCATCCTTGCTGCCACAAGCGGAGACACAGGCCCAGCTGCGCTAGATAGCTTTGCAAATCTCCTCTACACTAAAGTCGTCTGCCTCTATCCCAAGGGAGGCACGAGCGATGTGCAGGAATTGCAAATGATTACACAAAATGCCAAAAATCTTTTTGTCTTTGGGATTGAGGGGAATTTTGATGATGCTCAAAGCATCCTAAAATCCCTGATTCAAAAAAAAGATTTCCACAAAAAACTCAAAGATAGCGGCCATGCACTATCAGTAGCAAATTCTGTGAATTTTGGAAGAATTATTTTTCAGATTCTCTATCATATCTGGGGGTATTTGCATTATCTCAAAGAGCGCAATCTCCCCTATGGAGTGATGGTTAAGACAATTATTCCCAGCGGGAATTTTGGCAATGCACTGGGGGCTTTTTATGCCAAAAAAATGGGGCTTCCCATAGAAAAAATCCTCATTGCCACCAATAAAAATAATATCTTGCATGACTTCATCACTACAGGCAGCTATGATATTTCCAAGCGCCAACTTTTGCACACCTATTCTCCCGCCATGGACATTCTCAAAAGCTCTAATGTAGAGCGCGTCTTGTTTGCTTTATTTGGCGCAAATAAGACAAGGACACTCATGCAAGAGCTAGAAGAAAAAAAATCCTACACCCTTAGCAAAGAAGAGCATTTGAGATTGCAAAAAGATTTTGAGTCCCTAGATTGCAGCGATACGCAGTGCCTAGAAATTTTGAAAAAATATTACTTCCAAAACATCCTGATTGACCCCCACACCGCCAATGCCATCCATGCCTATGAAAAACTCAAAGGGGCGCATAACATCGTCTGCTCCACTGCTGAATGGAGTAAATTTGCACCCATTATTACAAAGGCTACTACAGGGAAAATGCTTTGTGACAAAGATGCAATAGCTCATATAGAACAAACACAAAGCCTCACCCCTTCTCCGCATATCCAAGAATTATTTGAAAAAAAGATTTTGCACCAAAAAGTGTTGCACATCTCCTCTGTAGAAGATGCCATCTTGGAATTGCTCTAA
- the modA gene encoding molybdate ABC transporter substrate-binding protein, with translation MKRVFIFFLLCISISLAETINVLAAANLSKVLEEIKKNYLKNHKKEQINITYMSSGKAFAQLKNQIPVSLFVSADTFYPQRLFEEHLTQKPKIYAQGVLVLWSKTLPIHNLQSLTNQKIKNIALPNPDLAPYGRAAKEALNKKNLSNEIDDKIRQATSVSQAHQWVENGDCEVGFGALSLLNTKDGHTSFIKVDPKLYAPIQQSLAITNFGKNSPLTRDFADFILQSKQTFKKYGYLIPQEK, from the coding sequence ATGAAAAGGGTTTTTATTTTTTTTCTTCTGTGCATCAGCATTTCCCTGGCAGAAACCATCAATGTCTTGGCTGCAGCAAATCTCTCAAAAGTATTAGAAGAAATCAAGAAGAACTATCTCAAAAACCACAAGAAGGAACAAATCAATATTACTTACATGTCATCAGGAAAGGCTTTTGCTCAACTCAAAAACCAGATCCCCGTATCGCTTTTTGTTTCTGCAGATACCTTCTATCCACAAAGACTCTTTGAAGAACATCTCACTCAAAAGCCAAAGATCTATGCACAAGGCGTGCTCGTGCTTTGGAGCAAAACTCTCCCCATTCACAATCTTCAATCTCTCACAAATCAAAAAATCAAAAACATTGCTCTACCAAATCCTGACCTCGCACCCTATGGGAGGGCTGCAAAAGAAGCTCTAAACAAAAAAAATCTCAGCAATGAGATAGATGATAAAATCCGCCAGGCCACCTCTGTATCCCAAGCTCATCAATGGGTGGAGAATGGAGATTGCGAAGTAGGATTTGGGGCATTATCACTCCTTAATACAAAAGATGGGCATACAAGCTTCATCAAAGTAGATCCCAAGCTCTATGCTCCTATACAGCAGTCCTTAGCCATTACAAATTTTGGCAAAAATAGCCCTCTTACCAGGGATTTTGCAGATTTTATCCTGCAGTCTAAACAAACTTTTAAAAAATATGGATATCTCATACCCCAAGAGAAATGA
- the modB gene encoding molybdate ABC transporter permease subunit translates to MNFDKDFIQTLLLSLKLATYTTIILLPIGIALGYYLAFTSHRLKLLIETIIWMPLVLPPTVLGFYLLIAFSPNYFFGAFLEKHFHIRLVFSFPGIVIGSVIFSLPFMVNPIKNALASLPPSLKEASYTLGKGRIFTLFFVLLPNSISSILLAIITTFAHTIGEFGVVLMLGGDIKGVSRVASIAIYTQAEMLNYSTAHHYALILTITSFALLFIVIFIHHKFQNRGIL, encoded by the coding sequence TTGAATTTTGATAAAGATTTTATCCAAACTCTGCTCCTTAGCCTAAAGCTTGCCACCTACACCACCATCATCCTTCTACCCATTGGCATAGCTTTAGGCTATTATCTGGCCTTCACATCTCACAGGCTCAAACTCCTCATTGAAACCATCATCTGGATGCCCCTAGTTCTGCCTCCCACAGTCTTGGGATTTTATCTCTTGATTGCCTTCTCTCCTAATTATTTTTTTGGTGCATTTTTAGAAAAACACTTTCACATCAGGCTTGTTTTTAGCTTTCCTGGCATCGTGATTGGCAGCGTGATTTTTTCCCTGCCCTTCATGGTAAATCCCATCAAAAATGCCCTTGCCTCACTGCCCCCCAGCCTCAAAGAAGCAAGCTACACGCTGGGAAAGGGTAGGATTTTTACACTATTTTTTGTTTTGTTGCCCAATAGTATTTCAAGCATTTTACTAGCAATCATCACCACCTTTGCCCACACTATCGGAGAATTTGGCGTGGTGCTCATGCTAGGAGGGGATATCAAAGGAGTGAGCAGGGTAGCAAGTATTGCCATCTACACTCAGGCAGAAATGCTTAATTATTCCACCGCTCATCATTATGCACTGATTTTAACCATCACTAGCTTTGCTCTACTTTTCATCGTCATTTTTATCCATCACAAATTCCAAAATCGGGGGATTTTATGA
- a CDS encoding ATP-binding cassette domain-containing protein: MIEVDLKKSLNGAGGKFTLELRASFAPKKLHAIFGESGSGKSTFFRMLSGLATPDSGRILQEKQIFFDKSQKINLPTWKRKIGFVFQDSSLFPHLNVYKNLVFGLDPALKDHIHPLISLLNLEHLCDKSPRHLSGGQSQKVALARAILHNPSILLLDEPFSGLDQNSKTLLQQELKKLLSHFPLTTFLISHDISEVFFLADEVFVLENGRFSKSGSPQQVFLQNSHHSSAFCGEILQIDAVNQTRIAQVLVQDIILQILLREDQKSLKIGDRILLENHLICKNIQKI, encoded by the coding sequence ATGATAGAAGTCGATCTCAAAAAATCCCTCAATGGAGCAGGTGGGAAATTCACCCTGGAACTCAGGGCCTCTTTTGCACCCAAGAAACTCCATGCGATTTTTGGAGAATCTGGCAGCGGCAAAAGCACTTTTTTTCGGATGCTCTCAGGCCTAGCCACCCCAGATAGTGGCAGGATCTTACAAGAAAAGCAGATTTTTTTTGACAAATCCCAAAAAATCAACCTCCCCACTTGGAAGAGAAAAATCGGATTTGTCTTCCAAGACTCCTCCCTTTTCCCCCATCTCAATGTATACAAAAATCTTGTCTTTGGCCTAGATCCAGCGCTCAAAGATCACATTCATCCCCTTATCTCCCTGCTAAATCTAGAACATCTCTGCGATAAATCCCCCAGGCATCTTAGCGGCGGACAATCCCAAAAAGTCGCACTTGCCAGAGCAATTTTGCACAACCCTAGCATCTTGCTACTTGATGAGCCCTTCAGCGGTCTAGATCAAAACTCCAAAACCCTGCTCCAACAAGAATTAAAAAAACTTTTATCTCATTTTCCGCTTACAACTTTTTTGATTTCACACGATATCTCTGAAGTGTTTTTTTTGGCAGATGAGGTATTTGTTTTGGAAAATGGCCGATTCTCCAAAAGCGGATCACCACAGCAGGTATTTTTGCAAAATTCTCATCACAGCAGCGCCTTTTGCGGGGAGATTTTACAGATAGATGCAGTCAACCAGACAAGGATTGCACAGGTTTTGGTGCAAGACATCATTCTGCAGATTCTGTTGAGAGAAGACCAAAAATCCCTAAAAATTGGAGATCGCATCCTATTGGAGAATCATCTGATTTGCAAAAATATCCAAAAAATATAG
- a CDS encoding LPP20 family lipoprotein has translation MKTLTRRFLSNSLLFAGAVILSGCNMFGKNDETSLVPPSAVYQPGSIQSPMYPPTGFNNPNLVAGNTLPQPSTDTPLPDTRFEAPAPDAGQATDIIPNSPMLTPNNIIELSAVGMGVAPESTVSPSQALALAKRAAIVDAYRQLGEKMYGIRVNAQDTVRDMILQNSTVKTKVQALIRNAEITETVYKDGLCQVSMELKLDGRIWYRALSGGRNNVLF, from the coding sequence ATGAAAACTTTGACAAGAAGATTTTTGAGCAATTCTCTCTTATTTGCCGGGGCGGTTATTTTAAGTGGTTGCAATATGTTTGGCAAAAATGATGAAACCAGTCTGGTACCTCCTTCTGCGGTGTATCAACCAGGATCGATTCAATCACCAATGTATCCACCCACAGGATTTAACAATCCCAATCTTGTAGCAGGAAACACATTGCCACAGCCATCTACAGATACCCCCCTGCCTGATACTAGATTTGAGGCTCCAGCACCCGATGCAGGGCAAGCGACAGACATCATCCCAAATAGCCCAATGCTCACCCCAAACAACATCATTGAGCTAAGCGCTGTGGGCATGGGAGTAGCTCCTGAATCCACGGTTTCTCCCTCCCAAGCTCTAGCACTTGCTAAGAGAGCGGCAATCGTAGATGCCTATAGACAGCTAGGTGAAAAAATGTATGGAATCCGCGTGAATGCACAAGATACAGTAAGAGACATGATTTTACAAAACTCTACGGTAAAGACCAAGGTCCAGGCACTCATCAGAAATGCAGAGATCACAGAGACAGTTTATAAAGATGGTTTATGCCAGGTAAGTATGGAGCTCAAACTTGATGGAAGAATTTGGTATCGAGCCCTAAGCGGCGGCAGAAATAATGTCCTTTTCTAA
- a CDS encoding HP0838 family lipoprotein: MSFSNLLQYKGIALSTILMLFFAACTPTKKFFTNQPIGTQKQNPRIDISTPPDFKLVYIKSPLFNYYDYALIRTNEKLEHTDIFVELFKLGKNIGNIAITKNQICFMNDCAPKWPASKSFFGKVAYANLFDDIIMGRDIFNGKGKMINSDGALVQRFQQSGQVIYYERKKDHILFQNLSNGVILSIDKYIDPAKQYFTEDED; this comes from the coding sequence ATGTCCTTTTCTAATCTCTTGCAATATAAGGGTATTGCGCTAAGCACTATCCTTATGCTTTTCTTTGCTGCTTGCACCCCCACCAAGAAATTCTTCACTAATCAGCCCATTGGCACGCAAAAACAAAATCCCAGAATCGACATTTCCACGCCACCAGACTTCAAGCTCGTGTATATCAAAAGCCCGCTTTTTAATTACTATGACTATGCGCTCATTCGCACCAATGAAAAATTAGAGCATACAGATATTTTTGTCGAACTCTTCAAGCTTGGAAAAAATATTGGAAATATCGCCATTACCAAAAATCAAATTTGCTTTATGAATGACTGCGCGCCCAAATGGCCTGCAAGCAAAAGTTTTTTTGGCAAGGTGGCCTATGCGAACTTATTTGATGACATCATCATGGGAAGGGATATTTTCAATGGCAAGGGAAAGATGATTAATTCTGATGGTGCGCTTGTACAGAGATTCCAGCAAAGCGGGCAGGTGATTTATTATGAGAGAAAAAAGGATCATATTTTGTTCCAAAACCTCAGCAACGGCGTGATCCTATCCATCGACAAATACATCGATCCTGCCAAACAATATTTCACAGAGGATGAAGACTGA
- the coaBC gene encoding bifunctional phosphopantothenoylcysteine decarboxylase/phosphopantothenate--cysteine ligase CoaBC produces the protein MQFHEIFAGKKILICASASIAIYKILDLISTLKKSQASIKVTLTPDAQKFLTPLCFEALTHTTVLCENSESWDSQCNHIAYAKWADIILIAPASANTIAKIASGIADNVLLATILASPAKKLIAPAMNTQMLDAKQTQDNLAKLQASGYTIIPTRTSLLACDTHGDGALAENFEILSHLARAFCTSSPLGKFWQGKRVIITGGGSKEAIDSVRCISNHSSGLQASALCLGLFFYGAEVHFISSAFPTPLPQGIFCIEAQSAREYHQALQELTKSHQESFLFMAAAIADFKPKNPVPGKIKKQDKEELWIACEKNLDILQNLQSPNLIKIGFKAESDPSSALDSAKKMLIEKQCLCVCLNILSHQNSFGALHNEMTLINSHVTKTIPLNSKFHIADKILEFVAQTLQTHP, from the coding sequence ATGCAATTTCATGAAATTTTTGCAGGAAAGAAAATCCTCATTTGTGCCAGCGCATCCATTGCAATTTATAAAATCTTAGACCTCATTAGCACACTCAAAAAATCTCAAGCCAGCATCAAAGTGACCCTCACCCCGGATGCTCAGAAATTTCTCACCCCCCTTTGCTTTGAAGCACTCACACATACCACTGTGCTTTGTGAAAATAGCGAATCTTGGGATAGCCAGTGCAATCATATTGCCTATGCAAAATGGGCAGACATCATCCTCATCGCCCCTGCAAGTGCCAACACCATAGCAAAAATCGCATCAGGAATTGCTGATAATGTTTTGCTAGCCACAATCCTAGCCTCCCCCGCAAAAAAGCTCATCGCCCCTGCCATGAATACCCAAATGCTTGATGCAAAACAGACGCAGGACAATTTAGCAAAACTTCAAGCATCGGGATACACCATCATCCCCACTCGCACAAGTCTCCTTGCCTGTGACACACATGGAGATGGAGCATTGGCAGAAAATTTTGAAATCCTCTCCCATCTTGCTCGCGCATTTTGCACCTCCTCTCCTTTGGGTAAATTTTGGCAGGGCAAGAGAGTGATTATCACAGGTGGAGGGAGCAAAGAGGCTATTGATTCTGTGCGCTGTATCAGCAATCACTCCAGTGGACTACAAGCAAGCGCACTATGCCTTGGGCTTTTCTTTTATGGAGCAGAGGTGCATTTTATAAGTTCTGCATTCCCCACTCCCCTGCCTCAGGGCATATTCTGCATAGAAGCACAAAGCGCCAGGGAATACCATCAAGCCCTACAAGAGCTTACAAAATCTCACCAAGAGAGCTTTTTATTTATGGCAGCAGCCATTGCGGATTTCAAACCAAAAAACCCCGTTCCTGGCAAAATCAAAAAGCAAGACAAGGAGGAATTATGGATTGCCTGTGAAAAGAATCTTGATATCTTGCAAAATCTCCAAAGTCCAAACCTCATAAAAATCGGCTTTAAGGCAGAGAGCGATCCTAGCAGCGCACTAGATTCGGCAAAAAAAATGCTTATAGAAAAGCAATGCCTTTGTGTATGTCTAAATATCCTTTCTCATCAAAATAGCTTTGGTGCGCTCCATAATGAAATGACACTAATCAATTCTCATGTCACCAAAACCATCCCGCTAAACTCCAAATTTCACATCGCTGATAAAATCCTAGAATTTGTGGCACAAACCCTCCAAACCCATCCATGA
- a CDS encoding Gfo/Idh/MocA family protein, producing the protein MIKSTKKEVDVRAAIIGYGYWGRNVARAVQNSTIFELHTIFDLDLGQRREAKKLYDFKEYLSLDCILADEEIEVLFIITPPQSHYAIAKNALQANKHIFVEKPLCMCSKEAGELYDLARAKSLILHCDHIFLHAPAVRWLKQHISLLGNIVYINARRINLGLFQNSVDVIWDLAIHDLSIIDYLIGLEIKNAEVFARKYQNYPNDALANINLELESGVIVTINVSWLSPIKVREMIIGGEEKSIIYDETKSDKIALFDSGVVVKDEFDTPRLYQKMVEYKIGSTSFPKVTGKLALDTSVEEFGIKIRARDQGLLDEEHVLRILHALEKISASKI; encoded by the coding sequence TTGATAAAATCCACGAAAAAAGAGGTGGATGTGCGAGCAGCAATTATTGGTTATGGATATTGGGGGCGCAATGTGGCAAGAGCGGTGCAAAATAGCACTATCTTTGAGCTGCATACGATTTTTGATCTCGATCTTGGGCAGAGAAGGGAGGCAAAAAAGCTCTATGATTTCAAGGAATATTTAAGCCTTGATTGCATTTTGGCAGATGAGGAGATTGAAGTGCTTTTCATCATTACTCCACCCCAGAGTCATTATGCCATCGCCAAAAATGCATTGCAGGCCAATAAGCATATTTTTGTGGAAAAACCCCTTTGCATGTGCTCTAAAGAAGCAGGAGAGCTCTATGATTTGGCTAGGGCAAAATCTTTGATTTTGCATTGTGATCATATTTTTTTGCATGCGCCTGCAGTGCGCTGGCTAAAGCAGCATATTTCTTTGCTTGGGAATATCGTCTATATCAATGCAAGGCGAATCAACCTCGGGCTATTCCAAAACAGCGTGGATGTGATCTGGGATTTGGCAATCCATGATCTAAGCATCATCGATTATTTGATTGGGTTAGAGATTAAAAATGCAGAGGTATTTGCGCGCAAGTATCAAAACTATCCCAATGATGCATTAGCAAATATCAATCTGGAGTTAGAAAGTGGAGTGATTGTGACCATCAATGTGTCCTGGCTAAGCCCCATAAAGGTCCGCGAGATGATTATAGGAGGGGAGGAGAAAAGCATTATTTATGATGAAACCAAAAGCGATAAAATCGCGCTATTTGACTCTGGGGTGGTGGTCAAGGATGAATTTGATACGCCAAGACTTTATCAAAAAATGGTGGAGTATAAAATCGGCTCTACAAGCTTTCCTAAAGTCACGGGAAAGTTGGCACTAGATACCTCAGTGGAGGAATTTGGCATAAAAATCCGCGCACGCGATCAAGGTCTGCTTGATGAAGAGCATGTGCTAAGAATTCTGCATGCATTAGAAAAAATCTCTGCCTCAAAAATTTGA
- a CDS encoding tRNA (cytidine(34)-2'-O)-methyltransferase, which translates to MIHIVLIEPRIPQNTGNIGRLCVAAGARLHLIHPLGFSIDEKALKRAGMDYWRVLDLREWKNLQEFWESHPFDHKHFLLSTKAKKIYYEAPFCRECFLYFGREDAGIDSGILQTYAKQVYKIPMQKNIRSINLATSVGVVLYEAIRQNEIYLDF; encoded by the coding sequence ATGATTCATATTGTTTTGATAGAGCCTAGAATTCCACAAAATACTGGAAATATCGGCAGATTATGCGTGGCAGCAGGGGCAAGGCTTCATCTGATTCATCCTCTGGGTTTTTCCATCGATGAAAAGGCGCTAAAACGCGCAGGGATGGATTATTGGAGGGTTCTTGATCTTAGGGAATGGAAAAATTTGCAGGAATTCTGGGAATCTCATCCCTTTGACCATAAGCATTTTTTACTCAGCACAAAGGCCAAAAAAATTTATTATGAAGCACCTTTTTGCAGGGAATGTTTCTTGTATTTTGGGAGGGAAGATGCCGGGATAGATTCAGGGATCTTGCAAACATATGCCAAGCAGGTCTACAAAATCCCTATGCAAAAAAACATCCGCAGCATCAATCTTGCCACAAGCGTAGGCGTGGTGCTCTATGAGGCAATAAGACAGAATGAAATCTATCTAGATTTTTAG
- a CDS encoding cytochrome c biogenesis protein CcdA, with amino-acid sequence MMEHLLGNIFESAPFVAAFLAGILTFISPCILPLIPAYMSYISGQSLQNVKNTHSDFLLFLQACCFVLGFGLVFVLLGASMAKIIHVLAPVWLKQIAGGIVILFGLHFLGVLRFSWLYKSKNYQLGSQKKFSKFLSPFILGVSFSLGWTPCIGPIFTSIVLLSSTQQNYGLFLMLAYVFGLGVPFLLVALLIQKSFRLLDRMKRYFRAVEICSGLLLIALGVGIIGDWLDIFGGM; translated from the coding sequence ATCATGGAACATTTGTTGGGGAATATTTTTGAAAGTGCACCTTTTGTTGCGGCGTTTTTGGCGGGGATTTTGACTTTTATTAGCCCCTGCATTCTGCCATTGATTCCTGCGTATATGTCTTATATCTCTGGACAGAGTTTGCAAAATGTCAAAAATACGCATTCAGACTTCCTGCTGTTTTTGCAGGCCTGCTGCTTTGTGCTGGGTTTTGGTTTGGTGTTTGTATTGCTTGGTGCATCTATGGCAAAGATCATCCATGTCCTGGCTCCTGTATGGCTCAAACAAATCGCTGGGGGAATTGTGATTTTATTTGGTCTGCATTTCTTGGGGGTCCTGCGCTTTTCTTGGTTGTATAAGAGCAAGAATTATCAACTTGGCTCGCAGAAAAAATTCTCAAAATTTCTCTCTCCCTTCATTCTTGGGGTGAGTTTTTCGTTGGGTTGGACCCCTTGCATTGGCCCTATTTTCACAAGCATCGTGCTTCTCTCTAGTACGCAGCAAAATTATGGCCTCTTTCTCATGCTTGCCTATGTTTTTGGGCTTGGGGTACCATTTTTGCTGGTGGCTTTATTGATTCAAAAATCTTTCAGGCTGCTAGATCGCATGAAACGCTACTTTCGCGCGGTTGAGATTTGTTCAGGATTATTGCTGATCGCCCTTGGTGTGGGAATCATTGGGGATTGGCTAGATATTTTTGGAGGTATGTAA